From a single Nicotiana tomentosiformis chromosome 2, ASM39032v3, whole genome shotgun sequence genomic region:
- the LOC104121453 gene encoding uncharacterized protein — translation MEKFMVEERTRDLGKEVDTTAVEPIVEGEGHKEPVQREVSDSLDFSWTEDEKDDDGEKEEEAVNTHEEHDAQNIANEEEKSENEGVSRDDKESDTEDKIGEQANNSPEEENHNEEEEVSESEGEDQEKVSESE, via the coding sequence ATGGAGAAATTTATGGTAGAAGAGCGTACAAGGGATTTGGGAAAGGAGGTAGATACAACGGCTGTGGAGCCTATTGTTGAAGGGGAAGGACATAAAGAACCAGTGCAAAGGGAGGTTTCTGATAGCCTTGATTTTAGTTGGACTGAGGATGAGAAAGATGAtgatggtgaaaaagaagaagaagctgTGAACACTCATGAGGAACATGATGCTCAAAACATAGCCAATGAAGAAGAAAAGAGTGAGAATGAGGGAGTATCTAGAGATGATAAAGAGAGTGATACAGAGGATAAGATAGGTGAACAGGCTAATAATTCTCCAGAAGAAGAAAATCATAATGAAGAAGAGGAGGTTTCTGAAAGTGAGGGTGAGGATCAAGAAAAGGTAAGTGAGAGTGAATGA